The genomic segment CTTTCACTTATGCATTAGAGATTCACTCTTACACAGTTTCCCTATACAATCCTCCTATTAAAAAGGATTCAAGTTATTCTGGTCCTTCCAAGTCTCCTCATGCAAGTACAATACAGGCAGTGTAcggtcaactacaaaactgaaaaGCTAATCCCCCAATAAATCCACCGAATCAACAACCCCATCAGAATGTAAATGCTATAGAAATTCTCCAGTGTGAGTGAAACTAGGCATCTATGGCCTTGTCTAGACTATGGCCACATCCACACCAGGAAAATGTATTAACTAACCATGTGCTAACAGCCTAGTCTTAAAAAGGCTGCTATAGTTCAAACATTTTAAACTGGTCAAGATAAAACCTAGCAGGGAGCGTAGGGTTTAACTCCATCAGGTTAACATGTTCTGAAGTACAATTGCTTTGATCAATTAGActtttagggctggtccacactaagcccccagttcgaactaagatatgcaacttcagccacgtgaataacgtagctgaagccgaagtatcttagttcgaacttaaaggtacttaccgcgggtccacatgcggcaggcaggctcccccgtcgattccgcctactcctctcgcggagcaggattaccggcgtcgacggcgagcacttccgggatcgatttatcgcgtctagacaagacgcgataaatcgaccccagaagatcaattgcttgccgccgaaccagcaggtaagtatagacatacccttagacgaGGTTAATTAGATTGAGCTAGCTCAATCTAACatcacacctttaaatcctagtctagagAAGGCCGACAAAACAGGGAGAAGGAAGTGGAGAGACGTTGATTTGCCTACAGTCCCTGCATTGTATCAAGTAATTCCCTGAAGTTCTGGGCtcagattatttttatttccgGTCTGCTTCCACATCTTTGATAGTGACTGGCTGAAACGCATCAGAATAGTAAGTTAGTATTTATACAGTTTTACAAACATTGGCTGGTTAATCTTCGTGACAGAGAGCATGGTAGATACTTAAATTTTATATACAAGACAGACAGAGAtagagggacttgcccaaggcccccACACTCCTTCCTAGTCTTTAAAAGCAAAATTCTGAAAACCAGTGAATAATGAGGTGGTGTTGATCACTCACCCAATGGACCTTATTTTGTACCTCATTCGGTCAATGTAAAGCACTTTCACCTCCTGCAAGGAAAAAAGAAACAGGGGGGAAAGTTGCCATTAAGAGGACTTCTCATAATGATTTATACCACCAGATGAAGACTCCCAGTGAACATGCCCCCATACAAAGCCAATATTCACATCATCATCAGAACCTAAAGCCAACATTTGAGCAGCCTCAGAGAGACACACTGGTGTTCAGAATTCAGATGTACATAGAACAGTTATTACAGTAGAATGGCACCTATTCATTAGCATTTATAACAGCTAAACTAAGAGTATATTCCTTGCCTCTCCCTATCCTTGTGTCTACAATCCTCCCACGTGTTGGTGGGTCTAAGTGGTTTGTTGGTTCCACCTTTACTGCCCCAGATACTGCTGTACATAGGGCAGATGTTGGTAGGGAATATTCCTGTCCTGTAAGATGGAAGAGACTTACCCTGGGTATGAAGAACTGGTCAGCACTGAATTTATACAGCCACTCATTCAAGAAGTTatagagaagagaaaggaggtCATGTCCTGCAGgatagaagcagagagagagagagaaagtgactcAACTGGGAGCCCGGTCAAGAACTTCCCAAACATTCTTTTAGTCCATATCAAAGGGGCAGTTTCCTGATGACAAAGTACTAGAAGATTCAGATTACCTGTGTATAAATCTGGATTTAATAAATCTGTACCAGTACAACATCTAAGGAGCCAACTGAGATTGGCTCCTTAGATGTAGTACTGACCTTTTAATTTCAATGCACTTCTCTTTCAACAAGTTAATACAATAGGTCCACTGCCTTCTTACCTTCTGCCTCCACTTCTATAGTATCCAAGGGTTCAACAGTCTCTGTATCCGTCATGTAGCCAAACATGGCCATAGCACATTGCTCAAATGTCTCTTCCAAAGTATCTCCCCAGGCATGTAACCTACAGACATCAGCATTACTCCATCATACAACAGTAACAAAGAAAGTGGGGGGAATGCAGATGA from the Emys orbicularis isolate rEmyOrb1 chromosome 23, rEmyOrb1.hap1, whole genome shotgun sequence genome contains:
- the ZBTB8OS gene encoding protein archease, which encodes MADNYRDYNLTADQQAIKAKYPPLNKKYEYLDHTADVQLHAWGDTLEETFEQCAMAMFGYMTDTETVEPLDTIEVEAEGHDLLSLLYNFLNEWLYKFSADQFFIPREVKVLYIDRMRYKIRSIGWGEEFSLPKHPQGTEVKAITYSAMQIYEEETPEVFVIIDI